The DNA segment CAACGTTCTACTTATAGAACAGTGAGTAAATGTAGAACTCCATCCAGATTGTGCAGATGCATAGCTTTGACGCATAAAATTTAGATACAAACGTCAAAAATTCTGCAAAAATACGCATTATCTTTTTTTAAATTCATACATTTCAGCAAAGGCAAACCATGACAGATTCTGTTCAATTCGCAGGTCAACTTTACCCTGAACAAATGGCCGAAGCCGCTGAGAAAGGCTTTAAATCCATTATAAATAATCGCCCAGACCTTGAAGGTGGTCCTGTTCAACCGACTTCTGCTGAGATTCAAGTTGCCGCGGAAGCTGCAGGTTTGGTCTACGTGGCACAGCCCGTTATCAGCGGGCAGATCACCGAACAGGATGTACGCACTTTCGCTGAACACCTCAATCAACTCCCCAAGCCCGTTTTAGTCTTTTGCCGCAGTGGTGCACGCTCAAATAATCTCTATCAGTTGGCTAAACAAATGGATTTTTTGGATGACTAATCCTCATTAGAAAAACAAAAAAGATGCTCATCGATGAAAATTGAGCATCTTTTTTTATTCTAAATAGGCGTAAATATTAGAAATAATCGGTTCACGCGCTTTATTTACTAGAAAATATAGAACTTGTCTTGACGAAAGACTAGAGTATGACGGTATCTCGCGCTTTCTGAATGTCTGGAAACCCTATGCCGCAACACAACTTGCCTCGCTCCAAGCCCCAACAAAAAAACAAAAGTACTAAGCCCGTCATAACAAGACACGTCCACACCGTCATTATTGGCGCAGGTACTGCAGGTCAGACGGCTTATCATGCCGCAGTTAAAGTCACAGACAACGTTCTTCTGATCAATGGCGGTGAATGGAATACGACCTGTGCTCGTGTCGGCTGCATGCCCAGTAAACTCCTAATCACCGCCGCAAACCGGGCATATGACATCAATACTTCAGAAGTCTTTGGACTTAAAAGTACCCTCAAAGTCGATGCCAAGGCGGTTATGAAACGCGTGCAATTAGAACGCGATTTCTTCGCCAATTCGGTGCTAAAAACCGTCAGTCTTTTTCCTGATCAGCATAAGCTTTCAGGCTATGCCCGCTTCATCAATAAGAATACCGTGCAAGTCGGTGAGGAACGCATTCAAGCCCAGAGAATTGTGATTGCTACAGGTGGATCACCGCTGATCCCTGAAGGCTGGGCAGGAAAACTTGGCAAACGCTTACTCACCAATGAGTCTATTTTTGAAATTAAAAAACTACCTAAATCACTCGCGGTTATTGGCTCAGGTGCTCAAGGACTTGAACTCGCACAAGCCTTCCATCGCTTAGGCGTTCGAGTAAAATTATTCAATCGCAGCGAAAAGGTAGGTTCATTAACTGATCCCGCATTGCAACAACATGCAGTAGACGTGTTTAGTCAAGAATTAGATTTAGCGTTGGGAACAATCATTATGAATGTTGCCCTAACAGATTCACCAAAATTACAGAATCGTACCAACAGCAAAAAAGCGCAAGTGCAAATCACATTCAAAAATAAATC comes from the Aquirhabdus parva genome and includes:
- a CDS encoding dihydrolipoyl dehydrogenase — encoded protein: MPQHNLPRSKPQQKNKSTKPVITRHVHTVIIGAGTAGQTAYHAAVKVTDNVLLINGGEWNTTCARVGCMPSKLLITAANRAYDINTSEVFGLKSTLKVDAKAVMKRVQLERDFFANSVLKTVSLFPDQHKLSGYARFINKNTVQVGEERIQAQRIVIATGGSPLIPEGWAGKLGKRLLTNESIFEIKKLPKSLAVIGSGAQGLELAQAFHRLGVRVKLFNRSEKVGSLTDPALQQHAVDVFSQELDLALGTIIMNVALTDSPKLQNRTNSKKAQVQITFKNKSGVEQQDTFDYVLCAITRQPNLGALDLPTAGIDLDQRGIPVGYNPLTGQIGRKPIFIAGDADLYRPIMHEAVFQGRLSGFNAARETGVEKSLPMSPLGVIFSEPQMAIVGLNYRQLTDSQQLFHIGELDFAHQGRARVMAVKHGKLRLYGDAKTGRLLGAEMFGPHVEHLAHAVAWMIQHDISIEQMIRNPYYHPTLEEGLRTALLRLKHAMQQTA
- a CDS encoding TIGR01244 family sulfur transferase produces the protein MTDSVQFAGQLYPEQMAEAAEKGFKSIINNRPDLEGGPVQPTSAEIQVAAEAAGLVYVAQPVISGQITEQDVRTFAEHLNQLPKPVLVFCRSGARSNNLYQLAKQMDFLDD